One region of Asterias rubens chromosome 5, eAstRub1.3, whole genome shotgun sequence genomic DNA includes:
- the LOC117290216 gene encoding sphingosine 1-phosphate receptor 3-like — translation MSDGTSRGISREELVHRIGMAQGIIGMILNTLAWLVILRTKNLHNMTNYLLAYLAVSDCVFCFSVVLYHSTVLYSTATWWDTYYQATLKRSAQQLQQQNAQAAALELLQARQNVMNTLRIVMGALVVLWTPLAIRIMLCSLSKDENLCGSKTSQVIGILLVAMYNMNSVINPIIYVFKYKKFRRGLQDMLCCCVGRPLRRNRIEVQIAMNEHTA, via the exons ATGTCTGACGGGACTTCAAGAGGCATCAGCAGGGAGGAATTAGTGCACAGGATTGGAATGGCACAAGGCATCATTGGAATGATTCTCAACACTCTAGCTTGGCTGGTCATCCTTCGCACCAAAAACCTCCACAATATGACTAACTATTTGCTGGCATATCTCGCTGTGAGTGACTGTGTCTTTTGCTTTTCTGTAGTTCTTTATCACTCTACTGTACTGTACAGCACTGCAACTTGGTGGGATACTTACT ACCAAGCCACTCTCAAGAGAAGTGCTCAACAACTCCAACAACAGAATGCACAAGCAGCAGCCCTTGAACTTTTACAGGCCAGACAGAATGTGATGAATACACTAAGGATTGTTATGGGTGCATTAGTTGTTCTGTGGACGCCATTAGCAATACGAATCATGCTTTGCTCATTATCTAAAGAtgaaaacttgtgtggatccAAAACTAGTCAAGTGATCGGTATCCTTCTTGTTGCCATGTACAACATGAACTCAGTGATCAATCCCATCATTTATGTCTTCAAGTACAAGAAGTTTCGGAGAGGTCTTCAAGACATGCTGTGTTGTTGCGTTGGTCGACCTCTCAGGCGAAACCGCATTGAAGTTCAGATTGCTATGAATGAACACACTGCATAG